ACCCGGAATAGGCAAGCTCGTTCTCGTGAAGAGGAAGGCAAGGACCGGCAGGAACCCCCAGACCGGCGCTGCCATAAAGATACCGGCCAAGAGGGTCGTGAAGTTCAGGGTGGCCAAGGCCTGCAAGGACGCGGTGCTCGGCGCAAAGTAAGCCTCTCGCAAACCTCTACGAATGGAAAAGCCCCCTTACAGGGGGCTTTTTTATTTTGCGGTTAAGGAGCTTCACAAAATTTATACGATAGCCTTTGTATTACGACTGCCCAGCGCCTTGCCATAAGGCAGGCCCATTTTTATCCCAACACAGCTATTT
The sequence above is drawn from the Deltaproteobacteria bacterium genome and encodes:
- a CDS encoding HU family DNA-binding protein, which codes for MGKPLTKSQIADSISKKVGVTKKLASEMINTLAQLSYKEAKNSFTIPGIGKLVLVKRKARTGRNPQTGAAIKIPAKRVVKFRVAKACKDAVLGAK